In Streptomyces hawaiiensis, one genomic interval encodes:
- a CDS encoding NAD-dependent epimerase/dehydratase family protein: protein MRRAVVIGAGGQIGRPAVQALARDGWEVTAASRGGGRDGNWPGEVRTRRLDREDDAALGALIGDGCDLVVDMVAYGARHARQLTGLADRIGAAVVVSTVSVYEDGEGRGFDTMGEPDGLPRYPVPIAEDQVTVAPGDATYSTGKVALERELLSAADRLPTTVLRPGAIHGPYSPLPRELYFVKRNLDGRRRRVLAFRGESLFHTSAARNIAELIRLAAARPGSRVLNACDPRPSTVSEIGAAVDAVMGVETETVLLDGPARASVGSSPWSVELPVVCDMSAAERELDYRPVVTYPDSLPETVEWLTRRLSGQDWREAFPTLARVYPDLFDYAAEDAWFAGP, encoded by the coding sequence ATGAGACGTGCTGTGGTGATCGGGGCGGGCGGGCAGATCGGGAGGCCGGCGGTGCAGGCGCTGGCGCGGGACGGCTGGGAGGTGACGGCCGCGTCGCGCGGCGGCGGCCGGGACGGGAACTGGCCCGGCGAGGTGCGGACGCGGCGGCTGGACCGCGAGGACGACGCGGCGCTCGGTGCGCTGATCGGCGATGGCTGCGACCTCGTGGTCGACATGGTCGCCTACGGGGCCCGGCACGCACGGCAGTTGACGGGCCTGGCCGACCGGATCGGCGCCGCCGTGGTGGTGTCGACCGTGTCGGTGTACGAGGACGGCGAGGGCCGCGGCTTCGACACCATGGGCGAGCCGGACGGGCTCCCGCGGTACCCCGTGCCGATCGCGGAGGACCAGGTGACGGTTGCGCCGGGGGACGCCACGTACAGCACCGGCAAGGTGGCTCTGGAGCGTGAACTCCTCTCGGCGGCGGACCGGTTGCCCACGACCGTGCTGCGCCCGGGCGCGATCCACGGACCGTACAGCCCGCTCCCCCGCGAGCTGTACTTCGTCAAGCGGAACCTGGACGGCCGGCGCAGGCGGGTGCTCGCCTTCCGGGGTGAGAGCCTCTTCCACACCTCGGCCGCGCGCAACATCGCCGAACTGATCCGGCTGGCGGCGGCCCGGCCGGGCTCGCGGGTGCTCAACGCCTGTGATCCGCGGCCGTCGACCGTGTCGGAGATCGGGGCGGCTGTGGACGCGGTCATGGGGGTGGAGACGGAGACCGTCCTGCTGGACGGGCCGGCGCGGGCGTCGGTGGGCAGCTCGCCCTGGTCGGTGGAGCTGCCGGTGGTGTGCGACATGTCCGCAGCAGAACGGGAGCTGGACTACCGGCCGGTCGTGACCTACCCGGACAGCCTGCCGGAGACGGTCGAGTGGCTCACCCGCCGGCTGTCCGGGCAGGACTGGCGGGAGGCGTTCCCCACCCTCGCCCGCGTCTACCCGGATCTCTTCGACTACGCGGCGGAGGACGCCTGGTTCGCGGGGCCGTGA
- a CDS encoding alpha/beta hydrolase — MRGSRPKRRVAALGSAGALVTATLIAGAVAAPTANADAGSGHGQDREARGAAIAAARAAKAGIDWQDCPADWNLAKPIQCGYVTVPLDYAKPHGKQIKLAVDRIGNTGTKAERQGALVYNPGGPGGSGLRFPARVTSKNAVWANAAKAYDFVGFDPRGVGKSAPISCVDPQEFVKAPKADPVPDSEADKLAQRKLAREYAEGCQERSGAMLAHMTTPNTARDLDVIRAALGEKKLNFLGVSYGTYLGAVYGTLFPGHVRRMVVDSVVNPSRDKIWYQANLDQDVAFEGRWKDWQDWVAENDATYHLGTTRAAVQAKWLQLRATAKKNPIGGVVGPAELISFFQSAPYYDSSWAPVASVFSKYVAGDTQALVDAAAPDLSDTAGNAASENGNAVYTAVECTDAKWPTSWRTWDRDNTRLHKDHPFMTWANAWMNLPCATWPAKQQTPVNVKTGKGLPGVLIVQSERDAATPYEGAVELHKRFKGSRLITEKDAGSHGVTGLVNPCINPRVDSYLLTGKLDGADVTCAPHATPKP, encoded by the coding sequence TTGAGGGGTTCGAGACCGAAGAGGCGGGTGGCGGCGCTCGGTTCGGCCGGCGCGCTCGTCACGGCCACGCTGATAGCCGGCGCCGTCGCGGCGCCCACGGCGAACGCCGACGCGGGCAGCGGCCACGGCCAGGACCGGGAGGCCCGGGGCGCCGCCATCGCCGCCGCCCGGGCCGCGAAGGCCGGCATCGACTGGCAGGACTGCCCCGCCGACTGGAACCTGGCCAAGCCGATCCAGTGCGGGTACGTCACCGTGCCGCTCGACTACGCCAAACCCCACGGCAAGCAGATCAAGCTCGCCGTCGACCGCATCGGCAACACGGGCACCAAGGCCGAGCGGCAGGGCGCGCTCGTCTACAACCCGGGCGGCCCCGGCGGCTCCGGGCTGCGCTTCCCGGCCCGGGTCACCAGCAAGAACGCCGTCTGGGCCAACGCGGCCAAGGCCTATGACTTCGTGGGCTTCGACCCGCGCGGTGTCGGCAAGTCCGCGCCCATCTCCTGCGTCGACCCGCAGGAGTTCGTCAAGGCGCCCAAGGCCGACCCGGTGCCCGACTCCGAGGCCGACAAGCTCGCCCAGCGCAAGCTGGCCCGCGAGTACGCCGAGGGCTGCCAGGAGCGCAGCGGTGCGATGCTGGCGCACATGACCACGCCGAACACCGCGCGCGACCTCGACGTCATCCGCGCCGCCCTCGGCGAGAAGAAGCTCAACTTCCTCGGCGTCTCCTACGGCACCTACCTGGGAGCCGTCTACGGCACCCTCTTCCCGGGGCACGTGCGCCGCATGGTCGTCGACAGTGTCGTCAACCCGTCCCGGGACAAGATCTGGTACCAGGCCAACCTGGACCAAGACGTGGCGTTCGAGGGCCGCTGGAAGGACTGGCAGGACTGGGTCGCCGAGAACGACGCGACCTACCACCTGGGCACCACCCGTGCCGCCGTCCAGGCGAAGTGGCTCCAGCTGCGCGCCACCGCGAAGAAGAACCCGATCGGCGGGGTCGTCGGCCCGGCCGAGCTCATCTCCTTCTTCCAGAGCGCCCCGTACTACGACTCCTCCTGGGCGCCGGTCGCGTCGGTCTTCAGCAAGTACGTCGCCGGCGACACCCAGGCGCTCGTCGACGCCGCCGCCCCCGACCTGTCCGACACGGCGGGCAACGCGGCCTCGGAGAACGGCAACGCCGTCTACACGGCCGTGGAGTGCACCGACGCCAAGTGGCCCACCAGCTGGCGCACGTGGGACCGCGACAACACGCGGCTCCACAAGGACCACCCCTTCATGACGTGGGCCAACGCCTGGATGAACCTGCCGTGCGCCACCTGGCCCGCCAAGCAGCAGACCCCGGTGAACGTCAAGACCGGCAAGGGCCTGCCCGGCGTGCTCATCGTCCAGTCCGAGCGGGACGCGGCCACCCCGTACGAGGGCGCCGTGGAGCTGCACAAGCGGTTCAAGGGCTCCCGTCTGATCACGGAGAAGGACGCGGGCTCCCACGGCGTCACCGGCCTGGTCAACCCGTGCATCAACCCCCGGGTGGACAGCTACCTGCTCACCGGCAAGCTGGACGGCGCCGACGTGACGTGCGCGCCGCACGCCACGCCGAAGCCGTAG
- a CDS encoding urease accessory protein UreD, with amino-acid sequence MDGLTVRAGAGVRSVARIVARDDGRGGTSLPVLESDGPLALRRTRAVGAEARVMLVGAMSGPLGGDHFTVEGRVEEGARLSVGSAAATIALPGQAKGGARYDVRLSVADHGELQWLPEQLISAHGSDLRVTTRVELAATARLVLREEQVLGRVGEEPGRLASRLTVRVAGRAVLDQELACGPGAPGGWDGPAVLAGHRAVGQLVVVRPEFAAEPVTARALGEGGSIVPLAGPAALVTAVAPDALRLRRLLDEALASLPKT; translated from the coding sequence GTGGACGGCCTGACCGTGCGTGCCGGTGCCGGGGTGCGGTCCGTCGCGCGGATCGTCGCCCGTGACGACGGGCGGGGCGGGACCTCGCTGCCCGTGCTGGAGAGCGACGGGCCCCTGGCGCTGCGGCGCACCCGGGCCGTCGGCGCCGAGGCGCGGGTCATGCTGGTCGGTGCGATGAGCGGGCCGCTCGGCGGTGACCACTTCACCGTGGAGGGCCGGGTGGAGGAGGGGGCGCGGCTGTCCGTCGGGTCGGCCGCCGCCACCATCGCGCTGCCCGGGCAGGCGAAGGGCGGTGCCCGCTACGACGTCCGGCTCAGTGTCGCCGACCACGGTGAACTGCAGTGGCTTCCCGAGCAGTTGATCTCCGCCCACGGCAGTGACCTGCGGGTCACCACCCGCGTCGAGCTGGCCGCCACCGCCCGGCTCGTGCTGCGCGAGGAGCAGGTGCTCGGACGCGTCGGTGAGGAACCCGGGCGGCTCGCCAGCCGTCTGACCGTGCGGGTCGCCGGGCGGGCCGTGCTCGACCAGGAACTGGCCTGCGGACCCGGCGCGCCGGGTGGCTGGGACGGGCCCGCCGTGCTGGCGGGGCATCGGGCCGTCGGTCAACTGGTCGTTGTGCGGCCGGAGTTCGCCGCCGAGCCGGTGACGGCCAGGGCGCTGGGGGAGGGGGGCTCGATCGTGCCGCTCGCGGGGCCCGCCGCGCTGGTGACGGCGGTGGCGCCGGACGCCCTGCGGCTGCGGCGGCTGCTCGACGAGGCCCTCGCGTCGCTGCCGAAGACGTAG
- the ureG gene encoding urease accessory protein UreG, with protein MHLDHHHNAPTALSADAHRPDGTRRALRIGLGGPVGSGKTATVAALCRALRDELALAVVTNDIYTREDAEFLLREAVLPPERITAVETGACPHTAIRDDISANLEAVEDLEDAVGPLDLVLVESGGDNLTATFSRGLVDAQIFVIDVAGGDDIPRKGGPGVTTADLLVVNKTDLAPHVGSDLARMAADAKAQRAELPVVFQSLRSETGVADVAAWVRAQLAAWTA; from the coding sequence ATGCACCTCGACCACCACCACAACGCCCCCACCGCCCTCAGCGCAGACGCCCACCGCCCCGACGGCACCCGCAGAGCGCTCCGCATCGGGCTCGGCGGCCCCGTCGGGTCCGGGAAGACCGCCACGGTCGCCGCGCTCTGCCGGGCGTTGCGCGACGAGTTGGCGCTCGCCGTCGTCACCAACGACATCTACACGCGGGAGGACGCCGAGTTCCTGCTCCGTGAGGCGGTGCTGCCGCCCGAGCGGATCACCGCCGTGGAGACGGGGGCCTGCCCGCACACCGCGATCCGGGACGACATCTCCGCGAACCTGGAAGCGGTGGAGGACCTGGAGGACGCGGTCGGGCCGCTGGATCTGGTGCTCGTGGAGTCCGGCGGGGACAACCTCACCGCGACCTTCTCCCGGGGGCTCGTCGACGCGCAGATCTTCGTCATCGACGTGGCCGGGGGCGACGACATCCCGCGCAAGGGCGGGCCGGGCGTGACCACCGCCGACCTGCTCGTCGTCAACAAGACCGACCTCGCCCCGCACGTCGGCTCCGACCTCGCCCGGATGGCCGCCGACGCCAAGGCGCAGCGTGCCGAACTGCCCGTCGTCTTCCAGTCGTTGCGCAGCGAGACCGGCGTGGCGGACGTCGCCGCGTGGGTGCGTGCGCAGCTCGCCGCGTGGACGGCCTGA